A genomic segment from Desulfurispirillum indicum S5 encodes:
- a CDS encoding Hsp20/alpha crystallin family protein translates to MSNIEQHNQQGELEASLKTDNTIAPHVDVLEYDDSLHLIFQLPGVKRSQLDIHAEGDMLSVSTTGISSAEREYRHQEFLLQNYARQFRVSRKYDLSRIHAVYEDGELRLRVPKSEKEKARKVTIQ, encoded by the coding sequence ATGAGTAATATTGAACAACACAATCAGCAGGGAGAGCTTGAGGCTTCACTGAAAACAGACAACACCATAGCCCCACACGTCGATGTGCTGGAGTATGATGACAGCCTGCATCTGATCTTTCAGCTTCCAGGAGTCAAGCGAAGTCAGTTGGATATTCATGCTGAAGGCGACATGCTCTCCGTCTCAACCACAGGTATTTCCAGCGCCGAACGTGAATACCGTCATCAGGAATTTCTTCTTCAGAACTATGCCCGTCAGTTCCGTGTGAGCCGTAAATACGACCTTTCCCGGATTCACGCTGTCTATGAAGATGGTGAACTGCGGCTGCGGGTACCAAAGTCAGAAAAGGAAAAAGCCCGCAAAGTGACCATTCAGTAA
- a CDS encoding Hsp20/alpha crystallin family protein codes for MRYVDIFDEMDNLMRGFGNLTPMAVPASRRSGSPHGYPALNIWEDSNSFHVDVACPGVRKEDIDISVNQNMLTLEFERKQLQGDSLEYSRIESRYGKFKRNVALKADVEIDAIAASYEDGILSIAIPKAAHAKPRKIEISA; via the coding sequence ATGCGTTATGTGGATATCTTTGATGAAATGGACAACCTGATGCGCGGTTTTGGGAACCTTACTCCCATGGCAGTTCCAGCCAGCAGGCGCAGCGGCTCACCACACGGGTATCCTGCCCTGAATATCTGGGAGGACAGCAACAGTTTCCATGTGGATGTGGCGTGTCCCGGAGTGCGCAAGGAGGACATTGATATTTCTGTAAACCAGAACATGCTGACATTGGAGTTCGAGCGCAAGCAGCTCCAGGGAGACAGTTTGGAGTACAGTCGTATTGAAAGCCGCTACGGGAAATTCAAGCGCAATGTTGCCCTGAAGGCCGATGTGGAAATAGATGCCATAGCAGCCTCCTATGAGGATGGCATTCTCTCCATAGCTATTCCTAAAGCAGCACACGCGAAACCACGCAAGATCGAAATTTCTGCCTGA
- a CDS encoding acyl-CoA thioesterase, which translates to MPSSTFSIILTVRDYECDFQGIVNNAVYMNYLEHARHEFVKSRGLDVVKLAQENINLVLVKAEIEYRASLRSGDTFRVSVHMEPISRVRFLFVQQIHRQSDGKLIIDACMTGASIDEYGKPKAFDEITALLVRDSCQPDPEA; encoded by the coding sequence ATGCCATCTTCAACATTTTCCATTATTCTGACTGTGCGTGATTATGAATGCGACTTTCAGGGCATCGTCAACAATGCGGTGTACATGAATTACCTGGAGCACGCGCGCCATGAATTTGTCAAAAGTCGGGGGCTCGATGTGGTGAAACTGGCTCAGGAAAACATCAATCTGGTGCTGGTGAAAGCGGAAATCGAATATCGCGCATCCCTGCGCAGTGGAGATACCTTTCGGGTCAGCGTTCACATGGAGCCGATTTCACGCGTACGCTTTCTCTTTGTCCAGCAGATCCACCGGCAAAGCGATGGCAAGCTGATCATCGATGCCTGTATGACCGGAGCCTCCATTGACGAATACGGCAAACCCAAGGCATTTGATGAAATCACAGCTTTGTTGGTCAGGGATTCCTGTCAGCCTGACCCGGAAGCCTAA
- a CDS encoding DUF1015 domain-containing protein, whose amino-acid sequence MNFNSIALQAPQFLLPNQNIDLCRWTVIACDQYTSEPEYWETVNQYVGEHPSTLHITLPEIYLDKAAEMTPRIQDRMEQYLREEVLQPWGPGWILLQRQLKCGRKRHGLLVALDLEQYNFSPTSTSLIRPTEGTIAHRLPPRMDIRRQAPLEVSHIMVLIDDPRNTVIEPLCHNQRTPLYDFDLMLDSGRVSAFGVNDRLEMQSVADALARLTHRDSQGSALLYAVGDGNHSLATAKALWEEVKNSTHDLESIQEHPARFAMVELVNLHDTSLVFEAIHRVLFGVDPHHLLKAMETYFGRKNIDAHFINQDFPQDISEKSMAMLASSSPQCHRIPVIWQNSSGIIEITPPDTKLATASLQNFLDDYLERELNIDLDYVHGAEAVATIGSRPGNMGFFLPPIDKQSFFPSILQDGPFPRKTFSMGESHEKRFYLECRRIR is encoded by the coding sequence ATGAACTTTAACTCCATAGCTCTGCAAGCTCCCCAGTTCCTGTTGCCAAACCAGAACATCGACCTGTGTCGCTGGACAGTCATAGCCTGCGATCAATATACGTCTGAACCGGAATACTGGGAGACCGTGAACCAGTATGTCGGTGAACATCCATCAACCCTGCACATCACCCTGCCCGAAATATATCTGGATAAAGCCGCAGAGATGACACCCCGCATCCAGGACAGGATGGAGCAGTATCTCAGGGAAGAGGTTCTTCAACCCTGGGGACCGGGTTGGATACTCCTGCAACGCCAGCTTAAATGCGGGCGCAAGCGCCACGGACTTCTGGTGGCCCTGGACCTGGAGCAGTATAATTTCAGCCCCACCAGCACCAGTCTGATCCGTCCCACGGAAGGCACCATTGCCCACCGTCTCCCCCCTCGCATGGATATCCGCCGCCAGGCTCCCCTGGAAGTCTCCCACATCATGGTGCTCATCGACGACCCCCGAAATACTGTCATCGAACCTCTTTGCCATAACCAGCGCACGCCATTATACGACTTTGACCTCATGCTGGACAGCGGCCGTGTCAGCGCCTTTGGCGTCAATGATCGCCTGGAAATGCAGTCCGTGGCAGACGCTCTGGCCAGGCTCACTCACCGTGACAGCCAGGGAAGTGCACTGCTCTATGCCGTCGGTGATGGCAATCACTCCCTGGCGACAGCCAAAGCGCTGTGGGAAGAGGTGAAAAACAGCACCCATGATCTTGAGTCGATTCAGGAGCATCCAGCCCGCTTTGCCATGGTAGAGCTGGTGAATCTCCACGACACCTCACTGGTGTTTGAGGCCATCCACCGCGTGCTCTTCGGAGTCGACCCTCACCATCTGCTCAAGGCCATGGAAACTTATTTCGGCCGCAAGAATATCGACGCTCACTTCATCAACCAGGACTTCCCCCAGGATATCAGTGAAAAGTCCATGGCGATGCTTGCCTCCAGTTCACCGCAGTGCCATCGGATTCCTGTCATCTGGCAGAACTCCTCTGGCATTATCGAGATAACGCCACCGGACACCAAACTGGCCACGGCATCGCTGCAGAACTTCCTGGACGACTATCTTGAGCGTGAACTGAATATTGATCTGGACTATGTCCATGGCGCGGAGGCTGTAGCCACCATCGGCAGCCGACCTGGCAACATGGGATTTTTCCTGCCGCCCATCGACAAACAGAGCTTCTTCCCTTCGATCCTTCAGGATGGTCCTTTTCCCCGCAAAACATTTTCCATGGGAGAGTCCCATGAAAAGCGTTTCTATCTGGAGTGCCGCCGGATACGCTGA
- a CDS encoding flagellin: protein MSMSVLYNNLPSLNAQNNLRVNSSALSNSIERLSSGLRINRASDDASGLAISEKMRGQISGLNRAVANAQDGISLIQTAEAALNETTAILQRMRELAIQAGNGTMTSDDRQHIQREVDQLKHEIDRISTSTEFNTKKLLNGDATARWSTSNPNLMEAVIRDRVVSGNYQLDVTAKVGKNQVLKSNIMALREGAFAGDVLTANGVALTGQTNSSGIAGIYAAEGVRTGGINERTYVVNVLSNLSGGGANVISGVSTLGGTDGVNTLTTGGVGVNGFYQQSGSNWGIASTGGFGPMGNVDGMNRFSSAGAFVVSGYHGYVEIEFIKDMHLSAGANVSDAARVRFIDVKTGEPTAWTTIDIAGGELELDSTAIFGAGANFALIDGSMIKTGDKMLLSVDAARSLTAATVSLGNGAFKIDERYLNEVGTGSVVHNRGAYYIITTGTTTGSGDGLQNVVISQGNLTHEYHLAQLDASTGAVTIGAISLDFNASATGTQTDDSLAMEIRGTGGLASSYTRLRDIEVFITPDGPSVFETAQKLTIYGNGKSADVYLEGNDTIARLEEKLTKAITQDLGITMGNVSTDNRVVDFITKGSGVANSDAAVDGTMVIRSLFNGAQGELAFVADQKLLDALNLAEIQEAEENLYSVTVRDAHTGRPVGSDVVGDGVMKDTIQGVDVHFKGNIGIGASFNETLQKFDFTADTDPATMYLHLVDSSMSFQIGANEGQTMRANIAQIDVKSLGLENVYLVSQELAQEAVGRIDKAITQVSSERAKMGAISNRLDHTINSLSIAAENLQAAESRIRDVNVAKEMSQFTLNQMLTQAAQSMLAQANAMPQGIMQLLA, encoded by the coding sequence ATGTCGATGTCTGTACTGTATAACAACCTGCCGTCTCTCAATGCGCAGAATAATCTGCGCGTCAATTCCAGTGCCCTTTCCAACTCCATTGAACGACTCTCTTCCGGACTGCGCATTAACCGTGCATCCGACGACGCCTCGGGACTTGCCATCTCCGAGAAAATGCGTGGTCAGATCAGCGGTCTGAACCGTGCTGTCGCCAATGCTCAGGATGGTATTTCTCTGATTCAGACTGCTGAGGCTGCTCTGAACGAAACCACTGCCATTCTGCAACGTATGCGTGAACTGGCTATTCAAGCCGGTAACGGAACCATGACGTCCGATGATCGCCAGCACATTCAGCGTGAAGTTGATCAGCTGAAGCACGAAATCGATCGTATCTCCACCTCAACCGAATTCAATACGAAAAAGCTGCTCAATGGCGATGCCACAGCACGCTGGAGTACCTCCAACCCCAATCTGATGGAAGCCGTCATCCGTGACCGCGTGGTTTCCGGCAACTATCAGCTGGACGTCACCGCCAAGGTGGGCAAAAACCAGGTGCTCAAGTCCAACATCATGGCCCTGCGCGAAGGCGCCTTTGCCGGGGATGTGCTGACGGCCAATGGCGTAGCCTTGACCGGCCAGACAAATTCTTCCGGCATTGCCGGCATCTATGCCGCCGAAGGCGTACGTACCGGTGGCATCAATGAGCGCACCTATGTGGTAAACGTACTTTCCAACCTTTCCGGTGGCGGTGCTAACGTCATCAGCGGTGTTTCCACTCTTGGCGGAACCGATGGCGTGAATACCCTCACCACCGGTGGTGTCGGAGTCAACGGTTTCTATCAACAGTCCGGCTCAAACTGGGGCATCGCATCTACCGGTGGCTTTGGTCCCATGGGTAATGTTGATGGTATGAATCGATTTTCGTCCGCTGGTGCCTTTGTCGTATCCGGCTACCACGGTTACGTGGAGATCGAGTTCATAAAGGACATGCACCTCTCAGCAGGCGCGAACGTCAGCGATGCTGCCCGCGTGCGCTTCATCGACGTCAAGACCGGAGAACCCACTGCCTGGACCACCATTGATATCGCTGGTGGCGAACTGGAGCTGGACTCAACAGCCATATTCGGCGCCGGTGCAAACTTCGCCCTTATCGATGGTTCCATGATCAAAACCGGCGACAAGATGCTGTTGAGTGTCGACGCTGCCCGCAGCCTTACCGCAGCGACCGTATCCCTTGGAAATGGCGCTTTCAAAATTGACGAGCGATACCTGAATGAAGTGGGAACCGGATCCGTGGTACACAATCGCGGAGCTTACTACATCATCACCACTGGAACCACCACCGGCTCAGGCGATGGCCTTCAGAATGTTGTCATCAGTCAGGGGAACCTGACTCACGAGTACCACCTGGCACAACTTGATGCTTCAACGGGTGCTGTTACCATTGGCGCCATTAGCCTGGATTTCAATGCGTCGGCTACAGGAACCCAGACCGATGACTCCCTGGCCATGGAAATCCGTGGAACCGGTGGTCTGGCTTCATCCTACACCAGGCTCAGGGATATTGAGGTATTTATCACCCCTGATGGCCCCAGTGTTTTTGAGACAGCCCAGAAGCTGACCATCTACGGAAATGGCAAATCTGCCGACGTGTACCTGGAAGGCAATGATACCATAGCTCGCCTTGAAGAAAAGCTGACCAAAGCCATTACCCAGGATCTGGGGATCACCATGGGCAACGTCAGCACCGATAATCGCGTGGTGGATTTCATCACGAAAGGTTCCGGTGTCGCAAACTCCGATGCCGCCGTTGACGGCACCATGGTCATTCGGTCCCTCTTTAATGGTGCCCAGGGCGAGCTGGCCTTCGTCGCCGACCAGAAACTGCTGGACGCTCTGAACCTGGCAGAAATTCAGGAAGCCGAAGAAAACCTCTACAGTGTCACCGTACGTGACGCGCACACCGGCAGACCCGTCGGCAGTGATGTGGTAGGCGATGGCGTCATGAAAGACACCATCCAGGGTGTGGATGTGCACTTCAAGGGAAATATCGGCATAGGCGCTTCCTTCAACGAAACGCTGCAGAAATTTGACTTCACTGCCGACACAGATCCGGCAACCATGTATCTGCACCTGGTGGACTCTTCCATGAGCTTCCAGATTGGAGCCAACGAAGGCCAGACCATGCGGGCCAACATTGCCCAGATCGATGTGAAATCACTCGGACTGGAGAATGTCTACCTTGTCAGCCAGGAGCTGGCCCAGGAGGCCGTAGGACGGATTGATAAGGCCATAACTCAGGTTTCCAGCGAACGGGCCAAAATGGGTGCCATCTCCAACCGACTGGACCATACCATCAACAGCCTCAGCATTGCCGCAGAGAACCTGCAGGCTGCTGAATCCCGTATCCGTGACGTAAACGTGGCCAAGGAAATGTCCCAGTTCACCCTCAATCAGATGCTTACCCAGGCAGCCCAGAGCATGCTGGCCCAGGCCAACGCCATGCCTCAGGGAATCATGCAACTGCTGGCATAA
- a CDS encoding flagellin, translating into MSSVIYNNIPSINAQNNLRVNSQNLSQSIERLSSGLRINRASDDASGLAISEKMRGQIRGLDRAVANAQDGISLIQTAEGALNETTAILQRMRELSVQAANGTLTSDDRQHIQREVDQLKSEIDRISTSTEFNTKKLLNGDATARWSTSDSDLMEAIIRDQVITGNYKIDVTAKVGKNQVLKSNIMTLREGAFAGDVLTLAGVSVSASVNSSGIAGVYAAEGVRTGDITDRTYLVNVATTSEIGASFNGDSILTLASISSGSMAINGTYQQAGSNWSVLSNGSGELENHNGMNVFATHGGVVTGYHGYMEIEFLQDAHLTTGGSDVTGAARVRFISVTTGEAEAWATVNIVDNALSLGGLDQFDAGAQLLFNDGAMIKTGDKMLMSINGEVDAARIDGSATGGAGGAFKIDERYYNEVGSGSVVQNMGAYYIITNGTSDAGGMQNTVLSEGPKQHQYHMAQMDANTGSVTIGSITLDFAANQTGTQHDDQVNMEVRGTGGLASAYTKLKDIDAFITPDGTNVFDTSQKLTIYGNGKSADVYLEGNDTLARLEEKLIKAITKDLGISMGNTTTDNRVVDFVGKGSSVENSDAAVEGTLLIRSLFNGAQGELAFVGEQKLIDALNLDQVQASEENIYNVRVTNAHTGRPVGSDTVGDGVMKNIIQGVDVAFKGNIGVEASFDAAKARFEFTAKTDPDTMNLHLVDNSMSFQIGANAGQTMSANIAQIDVKSLGIENVLVVSQELAQSAITDIDKALGMVSTERAKMGAISNRLDHTINSLSVAYENLQAAESRIRDVNVAKEMSQFTLNQMLTQAAQSMLAQANAIPQGIMQLLR; encoded by the coding sequence ATGTCCAGTGTTATCTACAACAACATTCCGTCTATCAATGCGCAGAACAACCTGCGCGTCAATTCACAGAACCTTTCACAGTCCATTGAGCGCCTGTCTTCGGGTCTGCGCATCAACCGCGCTTCCGACGACGCCTCCGGTCTGGCCATCTCCGAGAAGATGCGCGGACAGATCCGCGGCCTTGACCGCGCTGTCGCCAACGCCCAGGACGGCATCTCCCTGATTCAGACCGCAGAAGGCGCTCTCAACGAGACCACCGCCATCCTGCAGCGTATGCGTGAACTGAGTGTTCAGGCCGCCAACGGCACCCTGACCTCTGACGACCGCCAGCACATCCAGCGCGAAGTGGACCAGCTCAAGAGCGAGATCGACCGTATCTCCACCTCCACTGAGTTCAACACCAAGAAGCTGCTCAATGGTGACGCCACCGCACGCTGGAGCACTTCTGACAGTGACCTCATGGAAGCCATCATCCGCGATCAGGTCATCACCGGAAACTACAAAATCGATGTCACCGCCAAGGTGGGCAAAAACCAGGTGCTGAAGTCCAACATCATGACCCTGCGTGAAGGCGCCTTCGCCGGTGACGTGCTCACCCTGGCCGGTGTTTCGGTCAGCGCGTCCGTCAACTCCTCCGGTATTGCCGGCGTCTACGCCGCCGAGGGTGTGCGCACCGGTGATATCACCGACCGCACCTACCTGGTCAATGTGGCCACCACATCGGAAATCGGCGCGTCCTTTAACGGTGATTCAATCTTAACTCTTGCCAGCATCAGCAGCGGAAGCATGGCCATCAATGGCACCTACCAGCAGGCAGGATCAAACTGGTCCGTTCTGAGCAATGGATCAGGAGAACTTGAAAACCATAATGGCATGAATGTTTTCGCCACCCATGGGGGTGTCGTCACGGGATACCATGGCTATATGGAAATCGAGTTCCTGCAGGATGCCCACCTGACCACTGGTGGTTCCGATGTCACCGGCGCTGCCCGCGTACGCTTTATCAGCGTCACTACCGGTGAAGCCGAAGCCTGGGCCACCGTCAACATCGTTGACAATGCCCTGAGCCTTGGTGGACTGGATCAGTTTGACGCCGGTGCCCAGCTGCTCTTCAACGACGGCGCCATGATCAAAACCGGTGATAAGATGCTGATGAGTATCAACGGTGAGGTGGATGCCGCACGGATTGACGGCAGTGCAACCGGTGGTGCCGGCGGTGCTTTCAAAATCGACGAGCGCTACTACAATGAAGTGGGTTCCGGCTCTGTTGTACAGAATATGGGCGCCTACTACATCATCACAAACGGCACTTCTGATGCCGGTGGCATGCAGAACACCGTCCTCAGCGAAGGCCCCAAACAGCACCAGTACCATATGGCCCAGATGGACGCCAATACCGGCTCCGTCACCATCGGCTCCATCACCCTGGACTTTGCTGCCAACCAGACTGGCACGCAGCATGACGATCAGGTGAACATGGAAGTGCGCGGTACGGGCGGACTGGCCTCTGCCTACACCAAGCTCAAGGACATCGATGCCTTCATCACTCCCGATGGCACCAATGTCTTCGACACTTCCCAGAAGCTGACCATCTACGGTAACGGCAAGTCTGCCGATGTGTACCTGGAGGGCAATGACACTCTCGCCCGTCTGGAAGAGAAGCTGATCAAGGCCATCACCAAGGATCTTGGCATCTCCATGGGTAACACCACCACTGACAACCGCGTGGTTGACTTTGTGGGCAAGGGTTCATCCGTTGAAAACAGTGACGCTGCCGTGGAAGGCACGCTGCTGATCCGCTCCCTCTTTAACGGTGCCCAGGGCGAGCTGGCCTTTGTTGGCGAGCAGAAGCTCATCGATGCCCTGAACCTCGATCAGGTACAGGCATCCGAGGAGAATATCTACAACGTGCGGGTCACCAATGCCCACACTGGCCGCCCCGTCGGCAGTGACACCGTTGGAGACGGCGTGATGAAGAACATCATCCAGGGCGTGGATGTGGCCTTCAAGGGCAACATCGGCGTTGAAGCTTCCTTCGATGCAGCAAAAGCTCGCTTTGAGTTCACGGCCAAGACCGATCCCGACACCATGAACCTGCACCTGGTGGATAACTCCATGAGCTTCCAGATTGGTGCCAACGCGGGTCAGACCATGAGCGCAAATATCGCCCAGATCGATGTGAAGTCACTGGGCATCGAAAATGTCCTCGTGGTAAGCCAGGAGCTGGCCCAATCAGCCATCACCGACATTGATAAAGCACTGGGCATGGTTTCCACCGAACGGGCCAAGATGGGTGCCATCTCCAACCGTCTGGATCACACCATCAACAGCCTCAGCGTCGCCTATGAAAACCTGCAGGCTGCAGAGTCCCGTATCCGCGACGTGAACGTGGCCAAGGAAATGTCCCAGTTCACCCTCAACCAGATGCTGACTCAGGCTGCCCAGAGTATGCTGGCCCAGGCCAACGCCATACCTCAGGGCATCATGCAGCTCCTGCGATAA
- a CDS encoding PAS domain-containing protein: MSRDNRFQQLVEQAGDAILASDRAGNIVLWNASAGRIFGFSETEALGQSLDIIIPERFRQRHWEGYHQTMATGITRYGTTVLRVPAIDQKGRALSIAFTVVVLSNECGTPEAIGAIVRDETERWAEEIQMRQELTRLKQEGKPGGACGLSL; encoded by the coding sequence ATGAGCCGTGACAACCGCTTTCAACAGCTTGTCGAGCAGGCAGGTGATGCCATCCTGGCCTCGGATCGCGCTGGAAATATTGTCTTGTGGAATGCTTCGGCTGGCCGTATTTTCGGTTTCAGTGAAACTGAAGCCCTGGGCCAATCTCTGGATATTATCATTCCAGAACGCTTTCGCCAGCGCCATTGGGAAGGGTATCACCAGACGATGGCTACCGGGATTACCCGGTATGGCACCACAGTACTGCGGGTACCAGCCATTGATCAGAAAGGTCGTGCGCTCTCTATCGCTTTTACGGTAGTGGTCCTTAGCAATGAGTGCGGTACTCCTGAGGCGATTGGAGCCATAGTCAGGGATGAAACCGAGCGCTGGGCCGAGGAAATTCAAATGCGACAGGAGCTTACGCGTCTGAAACAGGAGGGAAAACCCGGGGGCGCTTGCGGGTTATCCTTATGA
- the ettA gene encoding energy-dependent translational throttle protein EttA, protein MSTEANKIIYSMIRVSKFRDKKPVLKDISLSYFYGAKIGVLGLNGSGKSTLLRILAGVDKDFNGETVLAPGYTVGLLEQEPLVDSTKTVREVVEEGAQETVDLLKEFEAINLKFAEPMSDDEMTKLCDRQAVVQDKLDALNAWDLDSRLEMAMDALRCPAPDTLVSVLSGGEKRRVAMCRLLLQKPDILLLDEPTNHLDAESVAWLEHHLQQYEGTIIAVTHDRYFLDNVAGWILELDRGEGIPWKGNYSSWLEQKQERLRLEEKSESNRQKTLERELEWIRMSPKGRHAKSQARISAYEKLLSEEGEKRAKDLELYIPPGPRLGDKVIEADRITKAFEDRILMENISFSLPPGGIVGVIGPNGAGKSTLFRMICGQEKPDTGSIRIGETVKLAYVDQSRQLDGNKSIWDVISDGQEQIKLGNQLVNSRAYVARFNFSGADQQKKVANLSGGERNRVHLAKMLKEGANVILLDEPTNDLDVNTMRALEEALENFAGCAVVISHDRWFLDRIATHILAFEGDSQVIWFEGNYSEYEADRKKRLGPEAERPHRIKYRQLTR, encoded by the coding sequence ATGAGCACAGAGGCGAACAAAATCATTTATTCCATGATCCGGGTCAGTAAATTTCGCGATAAAAAACCAGTATTGAAGGACATTTCCCTCTCTTACTTTTACGGCGCAAAAATCGGAGTACTGGGCCTGAACGGCTCGGGAAAAAGTACCCTGCTGCGTATACTGGCAGGCGTGGACAAGGACTTCAATGGCGAAACCGTTCTTGCTCCCGGCTACACCGTTGGCCTTCTGGAACAGGAGCCCCTGGTCGACAGCACCAAAACCGTACGCGAGGTGGTGGAGGAAGGAGCCCAGGAAACGGTGGACCTGCTGAAGGAATTTGAAGCAATCAATCTCAAATTCGCTGAACCCATGAGCGATGACGAGATGACCAAATTGTGTGATCGCCAGGCAGTGGTTCAGGACAAGCTGGATGCCCTGAACGCCTGGGATCTCGACTCGCGCCTGGAAATGGCCATGGATGCCCTGCGCTGCCCCGCCCCTGATACTCTTGTCAGTGTCCTCTCCGGCGGAGAAAAAAGGCGGGTCGCCATGTGCCGTCTCCTGCTGCAAAAACCAGATATTCTTCTGCTGGATGAACCCACCAACCACCTTGACGCGGAATCCGTCGCCTGGCTGGAACATCACCTGCAGCAATACGAAGGGACAATTATTGCCGTAACCCATGATCGCTACTTCCTCGATAACGTGGCCGGCTGGATTCTTGAACTGGACCGTGGCGAAGGTATCCCCTGGAAAGGGAACTACTCTTCCTGGCTTGAGCAGAAACAGGAGCGGTTGCGTCTTGAGGAAAAGTCGGAATCGAATCGTCAGAAAACCCTGGAACGCGAACTGGAGTGGATACGCATGTCCCCCAAGGGCCGTCACGCCAAGAGCCAGGCACGCATCAGCGCCTATGAAAAGCTGCTCAGCGAAGAAGGCGAAAAAAGAGCCAAGGATCTGGAGCTCTACATACCGCCTGGGCCACGGCTGGGCGATAAAGTCATCGAAGCAGACCGCATTACGAAAGCCTTCGAAGACCGCATACTCATGGAAAACATCTCCTTCTCCCTGCCCCCCGGTGGCATTGTGGGTGTTATTGGTCCCAATGGAGCGGGGAAGTCGACCCTTTTTCGCATGATCTGCGGACAGGAAAAACCTGACACCGGCAGCATCCGCATTGGTGAAACCGTCAAGCTGGCCTATGTGGACCAGAGCCGCCAACTGGATGGCAACAAGAGCATCTGGGATGTCATCAGCGATGGACAGGAACAGATAAAACTCGGCAATCAGCTGGTGAATTCACGGGCGTACGTTGCCCGCTTCAACTTTTCCGGGGCCGATCAGCAGAAGAAGGTGGCCAACCTTTCGGGAGGCGAACGCAACCGGGTTCACCTGGCAAAAATGCTGAAGGAAGGTGCCAACGTCATCCTCCTTGACGAACCCACCAATGACCTGGATGTGAACACCATGCGCGCTCTGGAAGAAGCTCTGGAGAATTTTGCCGGCTGTGCCGTGGTGATCAGCCACGATCGCTGGTTTCTGGACCGCATTGCGACCCATATCCTGGCCTTTGAAGGCGACAGTCAGGTGATCTGGTTTGAAGGCAACTACAGTGAATACGAAGCTGATCGCAAGAAGCGCCTGGGCCCGGAAGCTGAGCGTCCACACCGCATCAAGTACCGTCAGCTGACGCGATAA